Proteins encoded in a region of the Aquipuribacter hungaricus genome:
- a CDS encoding ABC transporter permease, with protein MSRFRGANNEGVLVLVLVVLVIGMSLANPAFFSVSTLFAVLRSSIVPLVLALGVLIVIISGGIDVSFAAIAVFAAYSTVLLTATDPLGLGIVGAVLCALAIGALLGLVNGVVISRFRLPTLIVTLGTQGIFRGVLLTYVGAAYVANLPGPLAALSTVDIVETTVGGRRVSLTAMVVAPVLLCLLVAWVLRRTMFGRAVYAIGGDPEAARRAGFRVARTQMVVYVVVGMMAAAGGLIFMIMGRSASPQDLVGGELDIIAAVVLGGASIFGGRGSVLGTALGVLLVQVINNSLILAGVPSAWQRTAVGLLLIVGVGVQALAARRSATTVHAHDEEGVPA; from the coding sequence ATGAGCAGGTTCCGCGGTGCCAACAACGAGGGCGTGCTCGTGCTCGTCCTGGTGGTGCTCGTCATCGGGATGTCGCTGGCGAACCCTGCGTTCTTCTCGGTCTCGACGCTGTTCGCGGTGCTCCGCAGCTCGATCGTGCCGCTGGTGCTCGCCCTCGGCGTGCTCATCGTCATCATCTCCGGCGGCATCGACGTGTCCTTCGCGGCGATCGCCGTGTTCGCGGCCTACTCCACCGTGCTGCTCACCGCCACGGACCCGCTCGGGCTCGGGATCGTCGGGGCCGTGCTCTGCGCCCTCGCCATCGGGGCGCTGCTGGGGCTCGTGAACGGGGTCGTCATCTCCCGGTTCCGCCTGCCCACGCTCATCGTCACCCTCGGCACGCAGGGCATCTTCCGCGGCGTCCTGCTCACCTACGTCGGGGCGGCGTACGTCGCCAACCTGCCCGGCCCGCTCGCCGCGCTGTCCACGGTGGACATCGTCGAGACCACCGTCGGGGGCCGGCGGGTGAGCCTCACCGCCATGGTCGTCGCGCCCGTCCTGCTCTGCCTGCTGGTGGCCTGGGTGCTCCGTCGGACCATGTTCGGCCGGGCCGTGTACGCCATCGGCGGGGACCCCGAGGCGGCGCGCCGGGCGGGCTTCCGGGTCGCCCGGACCCAGATGGTCGTCTATGTCGTCGTCGGCATGATGGCGGCGGCCGGCGGCCTCATCTTCATGATCATGGGTCGCAGCGCCAGCCCGCAGGACCTCGTGGGCGGGGAGCTCGACATCATCGCCGCGGTCGTCCTCGGCGGGGCGTCCATCTTCGGCGGGCGCGGCTCGGTGCTGGGCACCGCGCTGGGTGTCCTGCTCGTCCAGGTCATCAACAACAGCCTCATCCTCGCCGGGGTCCCCAGCGCCTGGCAGCGCACCGCGGTGGGCCTGCTGCTCATCGTCGGCGTGGGCGTCCAGGCGCTGGCCGCCCGGCGGTCCGCCACCACCGTCCACGCCCACGACGAGGAAGGGGTGCCGGCATGA
- a CDS encoding sugar ABC transporter ATP-binding protein yields MTAPPGTDAAVPVLQVRDIRKTYGGVAALKGVSLDLLPGEVHCLAGENGCGKSTLIKIISGVEKPDSGEIVVDGVAHRSMDAAAAIKSGIQVIYQDFSLFPNLTVAENIVLTAAVADRRRLYSARAARPAAEAIVGELGLSLDLDADVERLSVADKQLTAICRALVNEARIIIMDEPTTALTHQEVDRLFGLVETLRRRGVALMFVSHKLDEVLTVSQRLTILRSGAHVVTGPVQDFDRESIATHMTGREVDISRVVSELPAGAEPVLQVRGLSLRGAYSDISFELREGEILGITGLLGSGRTELAESLFGVLPSESGEVRVAGQPVRLRSIDDAVRAGIGYVPEDRLSQGLFMEKSIADNIIAGSLAAHRTRWGTLDARRIRGTISGLFTRLRIKAPNAAAPVRSLSGGNAQRVVLGKWLATRPRILMLNGPTVGVDVGSKADILELLRGEAARGMAVVIISDDAPELVASCHRVLVIRQGRLVHTLVGDEVEVGTILTRMAA; encoded by the coding sequence ATGACCGCACCCCCCGGCACCGACGCAGCGGTACCCGTGCTGCAGGTCCGTGACATCCGCAAGACCTACGGCGGGGTGGCCGCCCTCAAGGGCGTCTCCCTCGACCTGCTCCCCGGCGAGGTCCACTGCCTGGCGGGGGAGAACGGCTGCGGGAAGTCGACGCTGATCAAGATCATCTCGGGCGTCGAGAAGCCCGACTCGGGCGAGATCGTCGTCGACGGCGTCGCCCACCGGTCCATGGACGCGGCGGCCGCGATCAAGAGCGGGATCCAGGTCATCTACCAGGACTTCTCGCTGTTCCCGAACCTCACCGTCGCCGAGAACATCGTCCTGACCGCCGCGGTCGCCGACCGGCGTCGGCTGTACTCCGCCAGGGCCGCCCGCCCCGCGGCGGAGGCCATCGTCGGCGAGCTCGGGCTCTCGCTCGACCTGGACGCCGACGTCGAGCGGCTGTCCGTGGCGGACAAGCAGCTCACCGCGATCTGCCGCGCCCTGGTCAACGAGGCCCGGATCATCATCATGGACGAGCCCACGACGGCCCTCACGCACCAGGAGGTCGACCGCCTCTTCGGGCTGGTCGAGACCCTCCGCCGCCGGGGGGTCGCCCTGATGTTCGTCTCGCACAAGCTGGACGAGGTGCTCACCGTGTCCCAGCGGCTCACCATCCTGCGCTCGGGCGCGCACGTGGTCACCGGCCCGGTGCAGGACTTCGACCGCGAGAGCATCGCCACCCACATGACCGGCCGCGAGGTCGACATCTCCCGCGTCGTCAGCGAGCTGCCTGCGGGGGCCGAGCCCGTGCTGCAGGTGCGCGGGCTCAGCCTGCGGGGCGCGTACTCCGACATCAGCTTCGAGCTGCGCGAGGGCGAGATCCTCGGCATCACGGGGCTGCTCGGGTCCGGGCGGACCGAGCTCGCCGAGTCCCTCTTCGGGGTGCTGCCGAGCGAGTCCGGCGAGGTCCGCGTGGCCGGGCAGCCGGTCCGGCTGCGCTCGATCGACGACGCCGTGCGCGCCGGGATCGGCTACGTGCCGGAGGACCGGCTCTCGCAGGGCCTCTTCATGGAGAAGTCCATCGCCGACAACATCATCGCCGGCTCGCTGGCGGCCCACCGCACGCGCTGGGGCACCCTGGACGCGCGCCGGATCCGCGGCACCATCTCCGGGCTGTTCACCCGGCTGCGGATCAAGGCGCCCAACGCTGCCGCCCCGGTCCGCTCGCTCTCCGGCGGGAACGCCCAGCGCGTCGTGCTCGGCAAGTGGCTGGCCACCCGCCCGCGCATCCTCATGCTCAACGGCCCGACCGTCGGCGTCGACGTGGGCTCCAAGGCCGACATCCTCGAGCTGCTGCGGGGCGAGGCCGCCCGCGGGATGGCCGTCGTCATCATCTCCGACGACGCCCCCGAGCTCGTGGCCAGCTGCCACCGGGTGCTGGTCATCCGGCAGGGCCGGCTGGTGCACACGCTGGTCGGCGACGAGGTCGAGGTCGGCACCATCCTGACGAGGATGGCCGCATGA